Proteins from one Miscanthus floridulus cultivar M001 unplaced genomic scaffold, ASM1932011v1 os_1001_1, whole genome shotgun sequence genomic window:
- the LOC136533577 gene encoding BTB/POZ and MATH domain-containing protein 2-like → MATTLDFASPGPVTRSYRLVVHHYGFMKEQCRNGQPIEFPPFKAGDCSWCIYYYPNGRSTSSADYISIFIAGAGGRAVTDEPVKARVSFTLLDGAGEPVPGHSCSGVWEYSKLDWYGCDLFIHKESLEASEYLVDDRLTIECVVSVERAYDLQQRLSLDPDVTFQVGGEAFSVHRCVLAAKSPVLEAELARESTLAAGACCIHIDDMLPQVFKSVLHFVYTDSLPEMTTGPEEESIMAEHLLVAADRFDMQELKLICEEILSSDINVNTITKTLGLAVQHHCHMLRDACIEFLGDPPVLEAVMATDHDILELVAKNCPMLLKEMWAYEDDPMQDELAMCF, encoded by the coding sequence ATGGCGACGACGTTGGATTTTGCATCGCCTGGCCCGGTGACCAGGAGCTACCGGCTCGTGGTACATCACTACGGGTTCATGAAGGAGCAGTGCCGCAATGGGCAGCCGATCGAGTTTCCCCCTTTCAAGGCTGGGGATTGCTCCTGGTGCATCTACTACTACCCCAACGGCCGCTCCACCTCCAGCGCAGACTACATCTCAATCTTCATTGCCGGCGCTGGCGGCAGAGCAGTCACCGACGAACCTGTCAAGGCACGAGTTAGTTTCACTTTGCTCGATGGTGCTGGGGAACCCGTGCCTGGTCACTCCTGCTCAGGCGTATGGGAGTACTCTAAACTAGACTGGTACGGCTGCGATCTTTTCATCCACAAGGAGTCTTTGGAGGCGTCGGAGTATCTCGTCGACGACCGCCTCACTATCGAGTGCGTCGTCTCCGTCGAAAGGGCGTACGACTTGCAGCAGCGTCTCTCGTTGGATCCCGACGTCACGTTCCAAGTCGGCGGAGAGGCGTTCAGCGTCCACAGGTGTGTTCTTGCTGCCAAGTCGCCGGTGTTGGAGGCGGAGCTCGCAAGAGAGAGCACCTTGGCAGCAGGGGCTTGCTGCATACACATCGACGATATGCTGCCTCAGGTGTTCAAGAGCGTGCTACATTTTGTGTACACAGATTCGTTGCCGGAGATGACGACGGGGCCAGAAGAAGAGTCGATCATGGCTGAGCATTTGCTGGTAGCCGCGGACAGGTTCGACATGCAGGAGCTCAAGCTGATTTGCGAGGAGATACTGAGCAGTGACATCAATGTGAATACTATCACGAAGACATTGGGACTGGCTGTACAACACCACTGCCATATGCTTAGGGACGCCTGCATTGAGTTTCTTGGAGATCCTCCTGTACTCGAGGCGGTCATGGCGACCGACCATGACATACTCGAGCTTGTGGCTAAAAATTGCCCTATGCTTTTGAAGGAGATGTGGGCGTATGAGGATGACCCAATGCAAGATGAGTTGGCCATGTGCTTTTGA